The following is a genomic window from Patagioenas fasciata isolate bPatFas1 chromosome 1, bPatFas1.hap1, whole genome shotgun sequence.
ACGCACAGCCTGGTCAGGTAGGAACGATGCTCCCCGTGAGGTGCCACTGTGCGGCGTGAGCGACATGGGGAGCAGGAAGCGGACCCGAAGTGCTGAACTGAGCTCGGCAGAGGAGACATAAACAACCGGGTTGTGTTCCTCGGTGACCCTGCGGTCACATTCTGTGTCACAGCGCGCATTGCTGCGGCGCCCGCGCACAGGTAATACCGTATGTGTCCCCTCTGCGCCCTGGAGAAACAGCCCTGcgctgccccccccgccgctACGGGTGAGGAACCAAGACACACAATCGCCCTAACGTACCAGCCGCCCCGGGCAACGCCCCGCCCCGCCACGCCGCACGGCACCACGCGGGGGCGGACTCTCCGCCCCGGACCCCGCCCCGGGCTCGTGGCCGCCTGACTTCCGGCGGCGGCACGGCGCAGGAGCGTTCCCGCCTCTTCCCCCTCAGCGCGCTCGGGCCCACCGGAGCCAccgggccgcgccgcgccgcgccgcgccgctaGCCCAGGCCGCGGCCATGGTGAGTGGGGCCGGGTGCCCACTTCCCCGTTATGGGCCGCCGCACCGGGAGCCCTGGGCTGAGGGGACGCTGCCTCCTTGGCGgctgcggagcagggagcacGTGGAGGCCGGGCGCCGCGGGCGGGCGGGCTGGACGGCGGCCGGGTGTGGGTCGCCCTGTGGGTGCCCTGCCCCGCAGGGTAATGCCCGGGGGACTGGCGGCCCTAGAGGCACCTAGTGACGAAGGAGCCGCTCTCCCGACCCGGCTTCGTGTCCCGGCTCGGCTGTAccccgcgggcagcgggagcaTGTGCTCGGCTGGGGCCGGGCTGTCGCTGCGTGTGCGGGCGGGCGGCAGAGCAGCGCGGCCTGGGTCCGGCCTCCCCTGCGCTGGCTGCAGCCGCCGCACCTGAAGGAGTTGCCGTTCTGCCAGTGCCGGTCGTTGATGTTGCTTGTGACTTCGTTGCTATTCCACAACCCCACTGATGTTAATGTTTGGAAGCTGCTTGTGACTTTCAGAAATAAACCTGATATGTGCTCTGCTCGGAGTTTCTTTAAAATTCATGTCTGAGCTCGTTAATTTGCTGCTGACAGGAGGTTGTTCCTTGTGGAACTGAAACACTTAATTTTGTATAGTATCCGTGGTAGCAAATGACTGAAAACTGCCCTGTAAATTCACTGCTGCTAGTTTGTAGGATCTAAACGGGTTGTCTGAACAGATACTGCCTactctgaatatgaggagattCCCTACTTACAGTTAAAATGCAGTGGGATTTTTAGTGTATGTGCAGAGCACCTGAGAATGGCAAGGTGACTCCAGTAGTCAGTGTATGTGGTGGACATGATGCCCCCTTTGCTCTTGTTGTAATGctctttactttttcctttctctagAGCGAGGCAGAAGTGAACCCCAAAGCTTACCCCCTGGCTGATGCACAGCTCACCAAAACGCTACTGGATCTTGTGCAGCAATCCTGCAACTATAAGCAGCTACGCAAGGGAGCCAATGAAGGTGAGACCTGTGTGTTATGAAGCATGCTAGAAATCATAGCAAGGATTTTCTGAGAAGCTGTGGCCAGAAATTGTCTCTCTAGCAGCAGGCCACTAATGTTACATCGATCAGGATATTGTGTCTCCCTCCTCCTCACCTGCTGAAGCAATATTCAGGGACAGAACTAAGCTGTAATCTTTTCAGCATTCTGTTAGATGCCCAAACTATGTTCCTGGTACATGTCCTGTAACCATGCATACTTTAGCAGTGTGGCACTGGGACTACCAGATGCCTAGCCAGTTTAGAACCATAAAGATTTGGGTTtgaggggacctctggaggtctctaGTGCAGCCTGCTCAAAGAGTGTCTCCTTTCACAGCTGGAGCAGGTTGCTTGGTATTTTGCCTAGTCAGACTTTAAAAAACACATCCTTAAGGACAGAAGCTCCACAGCTTCTCAGGATCCATGTCCCGTGGCTTAAACCCCTCTCATAGTGGGGCggggggaaagaagagaaaattctAGCATGTTTCCAGAATCTCCCTGAGGCAAGAGTCAGCCTGCAACTTGTCCTTTTTCATGTGTGGTCATAGGACAGTCTAGCTCCACCTTCTGTGCAATCCCCTTGAAGTAGAAGACAGCAGCCACATCCCCCCCAGTCCCACCTTGGGCTTtgcttctccaggctaaacaaacccagtttcttccctctcccttcatCCATGGcacaccccagcccccccagccatcAGCAGCACTGTGCTGGCCTTGCTCTCTTGTGATTTCTCTGCAGTGCTTGAGGGCAGAGCTGGGCTCATAGCCCAGGTGCAGCCCTGCGAGTAACCCCCTCCTTGGCCCTAGAGCTGCTATTTTCCTTTGGCCTGTCCTCATGCTGCCACCAGATCTCCATCTTGCTCATGCCAATTTCAACATCTCCTAATGTTTTTCATTAGATGTGCTTTACAGAGGGACTTTACTTACTCTCATTTATTTTACAGCCACCAAAACACTGAACCGAGGGATAGCAGAGTTCATTGTGATGGCAGCAGATGCAGAGCCCTTGGAGATCATCCTGCACCTCCCTCTTCTCTGCGAGGACAAAAATGTACCTTATGTGTTTGTGCGCTCCAAGCAAGCCCTAGGCCGGGCATGTGGTGTTTCCCGGCCTGTCATCGCCTGCTCCATCACCATCAAGGAGGGATCACAGCTAAAGCCTCAGATTCAATCTGTCCAGCAAGCTATAGAAAGACTGTTGGTCTAAATGCCCATGCGTTTAAGCGTGTGTGGAATAGGGAAGTTGAAGTCAGGGGGAATTAATGTCTAGCTTCAGCTGGGATTATAGTTTTGGTATCAGTGTTTAATTTCAAAACAccatatttttgtttaataatgACTTGATTCTTAGTGTTTCTGCCCTTTGTCCCTTTTTTATTATTCCACTCCAACACATTAATTCTCATTTGTATTACCTTCTTGAAAAGTGGTTGTACAACTGTGTTTCCTGTTTGATGtctaaaggaaaggaaaaaaaaaaaatccccctttATCTCCATGTTTGCCTGCTCAGGGTTTTTTAACCCACCCAGTAGCTTCCTCTGCATTATGGTATTTCTGCTAAGCTTTGGCCTCTAACAGGTCTAACACTGTGTTTCTAAATTATTTACTCTACTGAAGATCAGGCATGTCAGTTCCCCGCACAGCATGTGTGTGCAGACTGCTGGAGTTGTTGCTTTCAGTGATGGAGCAGCATAGACCCCATATAGGGTGGGCAGCAGCTACCGTGTAGCAACAGAAGGAGCCAAGATCAGTACATGCAGCACAACCCTTTTCTTGAAACCAGACAGACTTCTGtatgaggtgcacagagagcagaAATCCTATGGCAGTGTACAAGGGGAAATATCTcggttatttttaaatacttttaaagaaaaataaaattgttgaCAAAGCTAAATTTAATTGTCATTCCCTTGAGGAAGCATTTGCAACTAACTGAAGTTTTCCTACCTGTAAAGCTGAACTGCTAAGAAGTAGCCTAAAGGCTATCGTGTAGTAGTTCATACTCCTTCAGTTTTCTCTGTGTGGACTGTACTGATGAGCTTGGGCTTCCTATGCTATTTAAGTACAAAACACATGGTAGAGAGCAGCTTGCTGAGATCTGTAGGGTCCTTGTTGGCCACATGCTTTTAGAGAAGCTGTTGTGCTGTAGTCACCTGACTAAACTCTAAATCATGGCCAAGACAAGAGAGAGCAAGTAACTTATCAGGTAAAACAACTTGTGTCTCAAGAAGACAATGTTAGATACAGATAATCTCATGTTCTAGAAAAAGCATGAAGCACCACCAGCATTCTGGATTAGCCTTGGTTTTAGGAGGCCAGCTTTCGTTAAATGCGTATTGTATAATAAATCCACTTACTGCTCTGAGTAGAAGAACGTAAATCTGCGTTGGAATGGGTCATATCAAACCTGTCCTCTATTGCAAGATGCAAAAGCAAAGCTAGTGTGGAAAGACAGCAGCAGAAGGGAAAATTAAGTTCTGTAACACTTCCACAGAAGCACTAACTTCATACATTTAGTAAGTACATCCCAAGCAGATGAAATCAGCTCAAGAAAAACAATATAATTTGTGTCTGTATATTTTTGTAAATCGCTGATAACTAATATCCTTGCTGAGGTGAACTTAATACAAAGATTTTGGAGTCCTTCCAGTTGTATGACATTTAGAaaagctgtttccttctactgATGCTGACAGTTGAGCTAGTTGTGTTTAAAACCACAGCTTTGCAAAGGACTTGCCGTATTGTACCACGCCAAGGCAGTTGATATAAGACAAAGCACATAAGGAGCAGAAATAAAGCATTCTTGAGCAAGCAAAACTGTCTAGATTTTCTGCTGTGAAGCCATCCATCACCAGCAGGAAGATCTAGTAACCTAAACAAAACACCATAATCATCCAAAGCCTGGAGCATTGTCCCTGGGGGTTAGCAAGTAGAGAAAAGCCAGAGGGGCACGTGGTGAATGAAAACTCACAGAATTAAGGACAGGATACTCTCACTATTTTATTGCATTCAAGTCTTGCTAAGACAAGCATCGATGGTAACTTCTTTACCAAACGGCAAAATAAATTGATTGCTTAGAcaaatgtttattaaaaataacTACTATAATGCAAGTAGATGGAAAGTATAATAGACTGTAGCTTcaacactgcagagctcaccacagGCTAGCTGCTCCTTTGAGAGGAGCTGTGTGGAGGTGGAAGCAAGCAGTGTGCTGGCATAGCCAGAGTGTTCCCAACACCAAGAGAGCATTCACAGCTGGCTCCCATACACGTGCCACACAACAGCATGGGCATGACCTTAATATATGACTTAATTCTTCGATAAGTTGCCCAATAGTTTGTGTGCCAAACACAGGAATACCTAAAAACATGATACAGACCAAAACTGATATATAATGTATACCATGTTTGCATCCCGTAGGAAGAGTTTAGTTAAACAATAAGAATGGTTTTCTAGAGCAAGGGCAATGACTATTGGGTTTAATCATCTGGCACTGCAAGACAAGTGGGGCCTGCCAGACATGGaagtttaaaaaccaaaacatggACAGCCCCAGATGCAGCCTCCATAagtatgattaaaaaaataatactggaAGTAACAAGGGCTACTCTCCACaacttgcctttttaaaaaaaatttttgaaGCACAGATTTGAGTACAGAAGCCTGCCCGATAGTCTGACCCATATTCACTACAGAGGTGGAAAACCTCGCTGCCATCTCAGTAATTTAATTGGGGTAAGTGCTTGTAGCCTTCCaggaaacactatttttttttttttcttctcctttttttaaacCAGCTTTTGCTCTTaccatttaaaaatgaaagaccTAGCTGTGCAGCTTTATGAAATTCtggcttttttccccaaaagattGGCTACTGCTTCCTagtaattattttctcctttatgATCCGCTGGTGATTTTTTAACACCAACGATGAAGAACAGTCCAATTTGATTACAAATACTGATACTGACAGGCTGTTTTGGAGAGCAGGAGTAATGCAACACATTATACCCTCTGTTATTACACAGACTTGACCTGCTGTTTGAATTCATGCAGTGTCAGTAACACAGATCATTCTGTTTTCTTACGCTGAAGTGAGTTTTGCCACCTTTATGATGCAAATATGGTATAGCCATTGTTGCAAAATAAGtccaaaataacttttattaagaaaCCAGGAAGGCACAACTGTGTTTACCTGCAGTGGGTGACCTGAGTTAGCAGGGAATTTAACTCTGCCTTTGGCtactgtgaagagaatcaaactTTGCAGAGAAGTTTCTACAACTAAGAGTAAGAAGTTCTCCACTGCTGGATTCAGCAACATTAAGTCACCTCCTCCATAGCAAGATTAAACAGACAGAACATCCACATAAGACAACCAAAACTTTAAGCAGACAGAAGTCAGACAGGGTCTTCTGCTCCTGCTTAGTGTTCGGTAAAGTATTCAGTTAGCGCATCCATgagctcctgctttttccccccaCCCTTCAGCCCGTAAAGCCTGCATGCGTCCTTCAGAACAGGTACCGTGAGCTTGCCTAGAGTGCCCTTCTGCACAAGTCTCCGCAGCTCATCTTTCGAGATTTCTACCTTGGGCCTCTTGTCAGCTTGACCGTCAGAAGCTAGAAAGATACATTTTAGATTTAACAAAGTTTATTAGAAAGACATTAAGGTTTCTTATACATACCACAGTTCATGGCCATCAGCGGATGGTATTTTAACAGCTACCTACACACCCACAGACCTAGTTTCCATATTTTGCTTTATGAAGTAGGTGACACTCACTACGAAAGTCATATACTATGTTTCATTGATACAAGGGATCTCAAACTCAAGTATGAAACTTTGTGCTTCGATGTAAAGACCATCCTCAAACTTTTAAGGGATTCTCATCTATTTAGGAGACTGCAACGATTCCACACTCCCACTTTCTGCAGTTTCATAGACTCCCAAACTATACATGTACCTCAGCATTACTTGGACATTTTGACCTAAAGATGCCTATCTGGGACCAGCTAAACAGCCCATGCATAAGAGTCTACTTCTTCACCAAGAACACAAACTGAAAGCATGAACAATTTCACTGTGTTATTGTAAAAAACCCAAAGTTTTAATAACTATAAtcataaaattaataataaatatgCATTTTGCAGTAATTAACCCACATTGCTTCCTATACTTCTCTGTTTTTTCACGGTTCAGTTTCTCATTCCAGCAGTTCTCTAGCTGGATACCACAATATCTTCTACTTTCTAAGAATCACTGCTGGACCTAAGTCCACTTTGTTGTGGAGAGGAATAAAGAGCTACTGCACAAGCAGCTTCTTTAAACTATGAGAcaaactgaaaacacagaagcctctaaacaaaaaacacagacaccatgctgtgtgtctgctCTGTCATTACTTACCTTGTTTTCGCTTTACACCCTTCCCATCAGGATTGTAGTCAGGGGGATAAACCAGTTGCTTAAACTCCTCCACCAGGCTGCCCAGCCTGCGGTTCATCTCTTCATTCTTTGGCACTGGCAAAAGAAAAAGATTTGCCCTCTCAAAAACAGAGCAATCACAGAAAGTCTAAAGGAGGCCATCACCAGATACAATTGTGCTTCTGTAATAACTAGCATGCAAGTGTCTTGCAAGCATGCAAAATGTTACCCATGTCTAATTTCAGACTTTTGAAATACAACAGGTTACTAGCTAAGGTTGCAAGCAGTTTGAGGCAGAACAGCTTGTTTTTGTCACGTATTTGAATGATATCTAGCACAGGGACCTAGATTACACGTTAGGTATCACTTCAGAAGAGAGAAATAATTACTCTAATACTATTCCTGAAGTACAACGTAGTTTTAAAAAAGGAACTTCCCCTTCAGGAGTAGATTTCTATCCTTCGACAAGTTATTCTTATATAGAAACTCACACAGCCACAAGGTGGTATCACTGCCTCCTAGCAGAATAATTCTCTAAGTATTTCTGCCATTTATCAGTCTGCAATATTATTAAGACTCTTGAAGAGACGAATTTCAGAGAAGACAAAACCGCAGAAAAAAGGTGATTCCATTTTAATTTTGGACGGTGATCAATTTTTCCTTTACCTTAAAA
Proteins encoded in this region:
- the SNU13 gene encoding NHP2-like protein 1, producing the protein MSEAEVNPKAYPLADAQLTKTLLDLVQQSCNYKQLRKGANEATKTLNRGIAEFIVMAADAEPLEIILHLPLLCEDKNVPYVFVRSKQALGRACGVSRPVIACSITIKEGSQLKPQIQSVQQAIERLLV